In Salinibacterium sp. ZJ70, one DNA window encodes the following:
- a CDS encoding 3-hydroxyacyl-CoA dehydrogenase NAD-binding domain-containing protein: MSSLPDYSGSDFSKLVALDPDEVITHSYVRDISLPSGKVLALITLDNGRDHTRPNTLGPATLTELGERLDELAARGKAGEIQAVAITGKPFILAAGADLSRVGEIQDYETGVLMAQLGHQTLGKLGELGVPSFAFINGLALGGGVEIALNADYRTIDSSIPALALPEVFLGLIPGWGGAWLLPNLIGIENALEVIISNPLKNNRMLKGPQAFELGIADAMFGPANFLENSLAWADSVLTGKTKVKRKNEPGKLERLAKWDIAIGIAEKTLKSRIGEVAKSPYKALELLKAAKNTDKKTGFLAEDAALAELIAGDQFRASIYAFNLVQKRAKRPAGAPDKELAQKVTKVGVIGAGLMASQFALLFVRRLQVPVVITDLDQARVDKGLEYIRGEIDELLGKGRIDSDEANRLKALVSGTTDKADFADCDWVIEAVFEELGVKQDVFADVEQYISPEAILATNTSSLSVEQIGAKLTHPERVVGFHFFNPVAVMPLIEVVKTPKTTDAALATAMATAAKLKKTAVITTDSPGFVVNRVLAKVLGEAMHAVEQGASFEDVVEAARPFGLPMDPFALLDLVGLKVGAHVLDTHHTAFPERFFDSPALHELAEYGAIFEKDAKGKIKGYDKKALEIVRKHRPADAVALTPAQLRERLQVGLADEIHRMLEEKVVAGPEDIDLCMIMGAGWPFQMGGATPYLDREGASEKAFGGTFHNPPIRGVA, encoded by the coding sequence ATGAGCAGCCTGCCCGACTACAGCGGATCCGACTTCTCCAAGCTCGTCGCACTCGACCCGGATGAGGTGATCACGCACTCGTACGTGCGCGACATCTCCCTGCCGAGCGGCAAGGTGCTCGCGCTCATCACGCTCGACAACGGCCGTGATCACACGCGCCCGAACACCCTCGGACCCGCCACGCTCACCGAGCTCGGCGAGCGTCTCGACGAGCTCGCCGCACGCGGCAAGGCCGGCGAGATCCAGGCTGTGGCGATCACCGGCAAGCCGTTCATTCTGGCCGCTGGCGCCGACCTGTCGCGCGTGGGTGAGATCCAGGACTACGAGACGGGTGTGCTCATGGCGCAGCTCGGTCACCAGACGCTCGGGAAGCTGGGCGAGCTCGGTGTGCCGTCGTTCGCGTTCATCAACGGCCTCGCCCTCGGTGGCGGCGTCGAGATCGCGCTCAACGCCGACTACCGCACGATCGATTCGTCGATCCCCGCGCTGGCGCTTCCCGAGGTGTTCCTCGGCCTCATCCCCGGATGGGGTGGCGCGTGGCTCCTGCCGAACCTCATCGGGATCGAGAACGCCCTCGAGGTGATCATCTCGAACCCGCTGAAGAACAACCGCATGCTCAAGGGCCCGCAGGCGTTCGAGCTCGGGATCGCGGATGCGATGTTCGGTCCGGCGAACTTCCTCGAGAACTCGCTCGCCTGGGCGGACAGCGTGCTCACCGGCAAGACCAAGGTCAAGCGCAAGAACGAGCCGGGGAAACTGGAGCGTCTCGCCAAGTGGGACATCGCGATCGGCATCGCAGAGAAGACCCTCAAGAGCCGCATCGGCGAGGTCGCGAAGAGCCCGTACAAGGCCCTCGAGCTGCTGAAGGCCGCCAAGAACACCGACAAGAAGACGGGCTTCCTCGCCGAGGACGCTGCTCTCGCGGAGCTCATCGCCGGCGACCAGTTCCGCGCATCGATCTACGCGTTCAACCTCGTCCAGAAGCGCGCGAAGCGCCCCGCGGGCGCGCCCGACAAGGAGCTCGCACAGAAGGTCACGAAGGTCGGCGTCATCGGCGCGGGCCTCATGGCCAGCCAGTTCGCGCTTCTGTTCGTGCGCCGCCTGCAGGTGCCTGTGGTCATCACCGACCTCGATCAGGCGCGCGTCGACAAGGGGCTCGAGTACATCCGCGGCGAGATCGACGAGCTGCTCGGCAAGGGACGCATCGACTCGGATGAGGCCAACCGCCTCAAGGCGCTCGTCTCGGGCACCACCGACAAGGCCGACTTCGCCGACTGCGACTGGGTCATCGAGGCGGTCTTCGAGGAGCTGGGCGTCAAGCAGGACGTCTTCGCCGATGTCGAGCAGTACATCTCCCCCGAGGCGATCCTCGCGACCAACACGTCGTCGCTCTCGGTCGAGCAGATCGGCGCGAAGCTCACGCACCCCGAGCGCGTCGTCGGCTTCCACTTCTTCAACCCGGTCGCGGTCATGCCGCTCATCGAGGTCGTGAAGACGCCGAAGACCACCGACGCCGCGCTCGCAACAGCGATGGCGACGGCTGCGAAGCTGAAGAAGACCGCCGTCATCACGACCGACAGCCCTGGCTTCGTCGTGAACCGCGTTCTCGCGAAGGTGCTGGGCGAGGCGATGCACGCCGTCGAGCAGGGCGCCTCGTTCGAGGACGTCGTCGAGGCTGCGCGTCCGTTCGGCCTGCCGATGGATCCGTTCGCGCTGCTCGACCTCGTGGGCCTCAAGGTCGGCGCGCACGTGCTCGACACGCACCACACGGCGTTCCCGGAGCGCTTCTTCGACAGCCCCGCGCTTCACGAGCTCGCCGAGTACGGCGCGATCTTCGAGAAGGACGCGAAGGGCAAGATCAAGGGCTACGACAAGAAGGCGCTCGAGATCGTCCGGAAGCACCGTCCGGCGGACGCCGTGGCGCTCACGCCCGCGCAGCTGCGTGAACGCCTGCAGGTCGGTCTGGCGGACGAGATCCACCGCATGCTCGAGGAGAAGGTCGTCGCAGGTCCCGAGGACATCGACCTGTGCATGATCATGGGTGCCGGCTGGCCGTTCCAGATGGGCGGCGCGACCCCGTACCTCGACCGTGAGGGTGCGAGCGAGAAGGCCTTCGGCGGCACGTTCCACAACCCGCCCATCCGCGGCGTCGCATAG
- a CDS encoding DUF3000 domain-containing protein: protein MTTTESAPDLPQPFRLAAESLRSATPRDEMAVIEIPSPSGLAPFSVALAGDVRPTTHGIDSLLGTGRFILLYDPEEPDAWGGPFRIVAYAQAPLETEIGVDPFIAEVTWSWLIDALDAHGAAYTEPSGTATKILSTGFGELAENGDAAQLELRASWSPSDAEIGAHVEAWCDLLCMLAGLPPSSDAISLLPHQRKPRD, encoded by the coding sequence GTGACCACCACTGAGTCCGCTCCCGACCTGCCGCAGCCGTTCCGGCTCGCGGCGGAGTCTCTGCGCTCGGCGACCCCCCGCGACGAGATGGCCGTCATCGAGATCCCCTCCCCATCTGGGCTGGCCCCGTTCTCCGTCGCCCTCGCCGGCGACGTGCGTCCGACGACCCACGGCATCGACTCCCTGCTCGGCACAGGGCGCTTCATCCTCCTGTACGACCCCGAAGAGCCGGATGCGTGGGGCGGGCCGTTCCGGATCGTCGCGTACGCGCAGGCCCCTCTCGAGACCGAGATCGGCGTCGACCCCTTCATCGCCGAGGTGACATGGTCCTGGCTCATCGACGCGCTCGATGCGCACGGAGCCGCATACACGGAGCCCTCAGGTACGGCGACGAAGATCCTCTCGACGGGCTTCGGCGAACTCGCGGAGAACGGCGACGCCGCGCAGCTCGAGCTGCGCGCATCCTGGTCGCCGTCGGACGCCGAGATCGGAGCGCATGTCGAGGCATGGTGCGACCTGCTCTGCATGCTCGCTGGCCTTCCGCCGAGCTCCGACGCCATCTCCCTGCTCCCTCATCAACGGAAACCACGTGACTGA
- the dxs gene encoding 1-deoxy-D-xylulose-5-phosphate synthase — protein MAVLDSIDGPRDLDRLSRDDLTQLAAEIREFLVREVSKTGGHLGPNLGVVELTLAIHRVFESPKDAIVFDTGHQSYVHKILTGRKDFTDLRSRGGLAGYPQRSESVHDIVESSHASSSLSWADGISRAFEMTGQDDRTVVAVVGDGALTGGMTWEALNNISDDNSRRLVLIVNDNGRSYAPTIGGMARFLNNVRTRRAYRSLYATSRAFFNRLGKPGRAFYRGTRGAIHGFLSRFSNTDALYSNLDIKYLGPIDGHDLVAVEEALRQAKDFGAPVIVHVMTQKGRGYQPAIADVADQFHAVGQIDPETGEPLESSSRPSWTSVFADEVVALADRNPKLVGITAAMLRPTGLHKFAERYPERVLDVGIAEQHAATSAAGLAFGGLHPVVAVYATFINRAFDQVLMDVALHKAGVTFVLDRAGVTGPDGPSHHGMWDLAIMQVVPGIRIAAPRDATRLREELAEAVAVEDGPTVLRFSKGSVGNEFDAVRRTADGVDVLREAPHRDVLIVAVGPMAGMALKVADRLADQGIGATVVDPRWVIPVPSSIVEFARDHRLVVSIEDGIRVGGVGTRIRQDLRAAGVDTAVDELGLPDAFIDHATRDEILADAGLTEQRIARDIVAQVLGTRIPVARPLPAEVVDSEQFHAPRE, from the coding sequence ATGGCTGTACTTGATTCGATCGATGGACCCCGTGACCTAGATCGTCTGAGCCGCGACGACCTCACCCAGCTGGCCGCCGAGATCCGAGAGTTCCTTGTTCGCGAGGTTTCGAAGACCGGCGGCCACCTGGGGCCCAATCTCGGGGTGGTCGAGCTGACGCTCGCCATCCACCGCGTATTCGAGTCCCCGAAGGACGCGATCGTCTTCGACACGGGGCACCAGAGCTACGTGCACAAGATCCTCACGGGTCGCAAGGACTTCACCGACCTCCGCAGCCGCGGCGGCCTCGCCGGCTACCCGCAGCGGTCCGAATCGGTGCACGACATCGTCGAGAGCTCGCACGCCTCAAGCTCCCTCAGCTGGGCTGACGGCATCTCCCGCGCGTTCGAGATGACGGGCCAGGATGACCGCACGGTCGTTGCCGTCGTCGGCGACGGCGCCCTCACGGGCGGCATGACGTGGGAGGCGCTCAACAACATCAGCGACGACAACTCCCGTCGCCTCGTGCTCATCGTCAACGACAACGGCCGCTCCTACGCGCCCACGATCGGCGGCATGGCGCGCTTCCTCAACAACGTGCGCACGCGCCGGGCCTACCGCTCGCTCTATGCGACCAGTCGCGCATTCTTCAACCGCCTCGGCAAGCCGGGGCGCGCGTTCTACCGCGGCACGCGAGGTGCGATCCACGGATTCCTGTCGCGGTTCTCCAACACCGACGCGCTGTACTCCAACCTCGACATCAAGTACCTGGGCCCGATCGACGGCCACGATCTTGTGGCGGTGGAAGAGGCCCTCCGGCAGGCGAAGGACTTCGGCGCTCCCGTCATCGTTCACGTGATGACGCAGAAGGGCCGCGGCTACCAGCCCGCGATCGCCGACGTCGCCGACCAGTTCCACGCGGTCGGGCAGATCGACCCCGAGACGGGGGAGCCGCTCGAGTCCTCGAGCCGTCCCTCGTGGACGTCGGTGTTCGCCGACGAGGTCGTCGCTCTCGCCGACCGCAACCCGAAGCTCGTAGGCATCACCGCGGCGATGCTGCGCCCCACGGGCCTGCACAAGTTCGCCGAACGCTATCCCGAGCGCGTGCTCGACGTCGGCATCGCCGAGCAGCACGCCGCGACGAGCGCAGCCGGACTCGCATTCGGAGGACTGCACCCCGTGGTCGCCGTCTACGCGACCTTCATCAACCGCGCGTTCGACCAGGTGCTCATGGACGTCGCGCTGCACAAGGCCGGTGTCACCTTCGTGCTCGATCGCGCGGGGGTCACCGGTCCCGACGGCCCCAGTCACCACGGAATGTGGGATCTCGCGATCATGCAGGTGGTGCCCGGCATCCGGATCGCCGCCCCGCGTGACGCCACTCGTCTGCGCGAAGAGCTCGCTGAGGCGGTCGCCGTCGAAGACGGGCCCACCGTGCTGCGCTTCTCGAAGGGCTCCGTCGGCAACGAGTTCGACGCCGTCCGACGCACCGCGGATGGTGTCGATGTGCTCCGTGAGGCGCCCCATCGCGACGTCCTCATCGTCGCCGTCGGCCCGATGGCCGGCATGGCTCTGAAGGTCGCGGATCGTCTCGCCGACCAGGGGATCGGCGCGACCGTCGTCGACCCGCGCTGGGTGATCCCGGTGCCCTCGAGCATCGTCGAGTTCGCGCGCGACCACCGACTCGTCGTCTCGATCGAGGACGGCATTCGGGTCGGGGGAGTGGGAACCCGCATCCGCCAGGACCTGCGTGCGGCAGGTGTCGACACCGCAGTGGACGAGCTGGGGCTTCCCGACGCGTTCATCGACCATGCGACCCGCGACGAGATCCTCGCCGACGCCGGCCTCACCGAGCAGCGCATCGCGCGCGACATCGTGGCGCAGGTGCTCGGCACCCGCATCCCCGTCGCCCGGCCGCTGCCGGCCGAAGTGGTCGACTCGGAACAGTTCCACGCCCCGCGGGAATAG
- a CDS encoding DHA2 family efflux MFS transporter permease subunit has translation MTETTQTPATAGTAAPAGPDRLDANARRALVLLLAATFVTFLNETLMSVAIPDIMTDLGVSASTGQWLTTAFALTMAVVIPTTGWLLQRFSTRTLFVAALALFVTGTFIAAIGPTFSVLVIGRVVQASGTAVMMPLMMTTVLEIVPATSRGRIMGRIAIVMSMAPALGPAVSGVLLTVLSWRGLFWVMLPLAGAMLIIGALSVPNVSETRRVPIDVLSVILSALGFSGVVYGLSSLGESAGESTLMPPWIPIVVGVVALSFFVLRQLRLQKDDRAFLDLRTFRSPQFTAALIMLAVAMMSLFGTVILLPQYLQNALGHPPVVIGLLLLPGGLISGLLGPIVGRLYDRVGPTPLLVPGSIILSGSLWAMAMLFGPSTPLGVVLACHIAMSLGLAFLFTPLFSTGLGSLERRLYSHGSATVSTFQQVAGAAGTALYIALLAVGILGAGGENVATATPAQIAEGVHTAFMAGAFISLAVVALSFFVRAPKDAPAGHGPAGH, from the coding sequence GTGACCGAGACGACTCAGACGCCTGCGACAGCGGGAACCGCGGCGCCAGCCGGCCCGGATCGCCTCGACGCGAACGCGCGCCGGGCGCTCGTGCTGCTGCTCGCGGCGACGTTCGTGACGTTCCTCAACGAGACGCTCATGAGCGTTGCGATCCCCGACATCATGACCGACCTCGGGGTGTCTGCCTCGACGGGCCAGTGGCTGACGACCGCGTTCGCGCTGACCATGGCCGTCGTGATCCCCACGACCGGATGGCTGCTGCAGCGCTTCTCGACGCGCACCCTCTTCGTGGCGGCGCTCGCGCTCTTCGTGACGGGCACCTTCATCGCGGCCATCGGCCCCACGTTCTCCGTGCTCGTGATCGGGCGCGTCGTGCAGGCATCCGGCACGGCCGTCATGATGCCGCTCATGATGACCACGGTCCTCGAGATCGTGCCTGCGACGAGCCGTGGGCGCATCATGGGTCGCATCGCGATCGTCATGTCGATGGCACCCGCACTCGGCCCTGCCGTCTCGGGTGTGCTCCTCACCGTGCTGTCGTGGCGCGGGCTGTTCTGGGTGATGCTGCCTCTCGCCGGTGCCATGCTCATCATCGGCGCGCTCAGCGTGCCCAACGTCTCGGAAACGCGTCGCGTCCCCATCGACGTGCTCTCGGTGATCCTCTCGGCTCTCGGGTTCAGCGGCGTCGTATACGGCCTCTCGAGCCTCGGCGAGTCCGCCGGCGAGAGCACACTCATGCCCCCGTGGATTCCGATCGTCGTCGGCGTCGTCGCGCTCAGCTTCTTCGTGCTGCGCCAGCTGCGCCTGCAGAAGGACGACCGTGCCTTCCTCGACCTGCGCACGTTCCGCTCGCCGCAGTTCACCGCGGCCCTCATCATGCTCGCGGTCGCGATGATGTCGCTGTTCGGGACCGTCATCCTGCTCCCGCAGTATCTGCAGAACGCGCTCGGTCACCCGCCCGTCGTCATCGGGCTGCTGCTTCTGCCGGGCGGACTGATCTCGGGGCTTCTCGGGCCGATCGTCGGCCGTCTGTACGATCGCGTCGGGCCGACTCCCCTTCTCGTGCCGGGGTCGATCATCCTGAGCGGGTCGCTCTGGGCCATGGCGATGCTCTTCGGCCCGTCGACGCCGCTGGGGGTCGTGCTCGCGTGCCACATCGCGATGAGCCTCGGCCTCGCCTTCCTGTTCACACCGCTGTTCTCGACCGGTCTCGGATCGTTGGAGCGCCGCCTGTACTCGCACGGCAGTGCGACCGTCTCGACGTTCCAGCAGGTTGCGGGTGCGGCAGGCACCGCGCTCTACATCGCCCTGCTCGCGGTCGGCATCCTCGGCGCGGGCGGCGAGAACGTCGCGACGGCGACTCCTGCGCAGATCGCCGAAGGCGTGCACACCGCCTTCATGGCGGGCGCCTTCATCTCGCTCGCCGTGGTCGCCCTGAGCTTCTTCGTGCGCGCCCCGAAGGATGCCCCGGCAGGACACGGACCGGCAGGACACTGA
- a CDS encoding S9 family peptidase: MQDRRQRAGRRAGSLLWSLLGVGTVVAAVIAVLSALVARTVVIPPSRREYDIRILGVNVEAGEITLSPTPDSCVSGEYSFWFSGDRGHARVGEILSVSRSGVTRRLLSVDFGDIENATRGRFNGWFWLTPRSLEVPYENVSVPTPLGPAPAWFVPAEGESDRWVINVHGRGASRSEVLRAVTPLRDAGYHSLLISYRNDGDAPRSPEYRYALGQLEWVDVDAAMAYAVSRGAREIVLMGWSMGGAIVLQALTRSPRAALVTGVILESPVVDWITTLDFQARLRRLPGPVRWGAYRLIRSRWGRIVTGLTEPLDLGRMDFVARAAELDRPILILHSVDDGFVPATASRALALARPDIVTFEQFHIARHTKLWNFDRDRWEGTIREWISRG, translated from the coding sequence ATGCAGGATCGCCGACAGCGCGCCGGACGGAGAGCCGGTTCGCTCCTCTGGAGCCTCCTCGGGGTCGGGACGGTCGTCGCCGCCGTGATCGCCGTGCTGAGCGCACTCGTGGCCCGCACGGTCGTCATCCCGCCCTCGCGCCGGGAGTACGACATCCGCATTCTGGGGGTCAACGTCGAGGCGGGGGAGATCACGCTCTCGCCCACCCCCGACTCCTGTGTGAGCGGTGAGTACAGCTTCTGGTTCTCGGGTGACCGCGGGCACGCCCGCGTGGGGGAGATCCTGTCCGTATCGCGGTCGGGAGTGACGCGCCGGCTGCTCAGCGTCGACTTCGGCGACATCGAGAATGCGACACGCGGACGCTTCAATGGCTGGTTCTGGCTCACTCCGCGCTCGCTCGAGGTTCCGTACGAGAACGTGAGCGTGCCGACGCCGCTCGGGCCGGCACCCGCCTGGTTCGTCCCCGCGGAGGGCGAGAGCGATCGCTGGGTCATCAACGTGCATGGGCGCGGTGCGTCGCGTTCCGAGGTGCTGCGTGCCGTCACGCCGCTGCGGGATGCGGGCTACCACTCGCTTCTGATCTCCTACCGCAACGACGGCGACGCACCGCGCAGCCCAGAGTACCGCTACGCCCTCGGGCAGCTCGAGTGGGTGGACGTCGACGCGGCCATGGCCTACGCGGTCTCGCGCGGTGCCCGGGAGATCGTGCTCATGGGCTGGTCGATGGGCGGCGCGATCGTGCTGCAGGCGCTCACCCGCTCCCCGCGAGCGGCGCTCGTCACGGGTGTGATTCTCGAGTCGCCCGTCGTCGACTGGATCACGACGCTCGACTTCCAGGCGCGCCTTCGACGCCTTCCCGGGCCGGTGCGGTGGGGCGCCTACCGCCTCATCCGGTCGCGGTGGGGGCGAATCGTCACAGGACTCACCGAGCCGCTCGACCTCGGCCGCATGGACTTCGTCGCGCGGGCGGCAGAGCTCGACCGTCCGATCCTCATCCTGCACAGCGTCGATGACGGCTTCGTGCCTGCCACGGCCTCGCGCGCCCTCGCGCTCGCTCGTCCTGACATCGTGACCTTCGAGCAGTTCCACATCGCCCGCCACACGAAGCTCTGGAACTTCGACCGCGACCGCTGGGAGGGCACCATCCGGGAATGGATCTCCCGCGGCTGA
- a CDS encoding VOC family protein, translating into MLGIGSIVIRVTDLGTQRAFWERALDYVSRSPSEDDFVILEPREGRGVSVSLDAVPSPRMLPPRIHLDLYADDQLAEVERLTGLGAREVHWDGRPDDADYIIMEDPEGNRFCVIDAPGWSITEND; encoded by the coding sequence ATGCTGGGCATCGGCTCGATCGTCATCCGCGTCACGGATCTCGGCACGCAGCGTGCGTTCTGGGAACGCGCGCTCGACTACGTCAGTCGGAGTCCCTCGGAGGACGACTTCGTGATCCTGGAGCCGCGCGAAGGTCGGGGGGTCAGCGTCTCGCTCGATGCCGTCCCCTCGCCGCGGATGCTGCCCCCGCGGATCCACCTCGACCTCTACGCCGACGATCAGCTGGCGGAGGTGGAGAGGCTCACGGGCCTCGGTGCCCGCGAAGTGCACTGGGACGGGCGTCCGGACGACGCCGACTACATCATCATGGAAGACCCGGAGGGCAACCGCTTCTGCGTGATCGACGCACCCGGATGGAGCATCACCGAGAACGACTGA
- a CDS encoding ribonuclease D, which yields MTDAPNPTADSSHDEVDVIDTPEEFAAAVAALAAGHGPFAVDAERASGFRYSQRAYLIQVFRRGAGAFLFDPPAIGDFSPLAEIMRGEEWILHAASQDLACLREVGLDPETVFDTELGARLAGLPRVGLATVAEELLGIHLAKAHSAADWSTRPLPQGWLVYAALDVELLPDLRDRVAELLEASGKTEIARQEFAAVLEKTTPVRQEPWRRMSGLHSLRTPRQLAIARALWTARDDFARETDTAPGRLIPDQSLVAAVKAGPTSKRELSAVKEFTGRASRREIDRWWAAFEAGMADPTPPSMRGTGDGIPAPRVWADKNPAADRRLKLARAAVTARAEELQLPVENLLTPDTLRRVAWAPPAELTRETISDALTGLGARAWQADEVAELIAAAFVEALQGDAQEPAEAS from the coding sequence GTGACTGACGCACCGAATCCGACCGCCGATTCCTCGCACGACGAGGTCGACGTGATCGACACTCCTGAGGAGTTCGCGGCCGCCGTCGCGGCCCTCGCCGCCGGCCACGGCCCCTTCGCGGTCGACGCCGAACGCGCCTCCGGCTTCCGCTATTCCCAGCGCGCCTACCTCATCCAGGTGTTCCGCCGCGGAGCTGGCGCGTTCCTGTTCGACCCGCCCGCCATCGGCGACTTCTCACCGCTCGCCGAGATCATGCGCGGCGAGGAGTGGATCCTGCACGCCGCGAGCCAGGATCTCGCGTGCCTGCGCGAAGTCGGGCTCGACCCCGAGACCGTGTTCGACACCGAGCTGGGCGCGCGTCTGGCGGGACTGCCCCGCGTCGGGCTCGCGACGGTGGCGGAGGAGCTCCTCGGGATCCACCTCGCGAAAGCGCACTCGGCGGCCGACTGGTCGACGCGTCCGCTGCCGCAGGGGTGGCTCGTGTACGCCGCACTCGACGTGGAGCTGCTGCCGGACCTGCGCGACAGGGTCGCCGAGCTTCTCGAGGCGAGCGGCAAGACCGAGATCGCACGCCAGGAGTTCGCCGCGGTGCTCGAGAAGACGACCCCGGTGCGCCAGGAGCCGTGGCGCCGCATGTCCGGGCTGCATTCGCTTCGCACCCCGAGGCAGCTCGCGATCGCGCGTGCCCTGTGGACGGCACGCGACGACTTCGCGCGCGAGACCGACACCGCACCCGGACGGCTCATCCCCGACCAGTCGCTCGTCGCCGCCGTCAAGGCGGGGCCGACGTCCAAGCGAGAGCTGTCGGCTGTGAAGGAGTTCACCGGCAGGGCGAGCCGCCGCGAGATCGACCGATGGTGGGCCGCCTTCGAAGCCGGAATGGCCGACCCCACCCCGCCCTCGATGCGTGGCACCGGCGACGGCATCCCCGCGCCGCGCGTGTGGGCGGACAAGAACCCGGCAGCCGATCGGCGCCTCAAGCTCGCGCGCGCCGCCGTCACCGCTCGCGCCGAAGAGCTGCAGCTGCCCGTCGAGAATCTGCTCACCCCTGACACGCTGCGTCGTGTCGCCTGGGCTCCCCCGGCGGAGCTCACCCGGGAGACGATCTCCGACGCTCTCACAGGGCTCGGCGCCCGCGCCTGGCAGGCAGACGAAGTCGCCGAGCTCATCGCGGCGGCGTTTGTCGAGGCGCTCCAAGGGGATGCGCAGGAGCCCGCGGAGGCTTCGTAG
- a CDS encoding thiolase family protein has product MFVDGVRTPFGRAGEKGQYWNTRADDLIVKAMIGLLERNPNLPKDRVDDVAIAATTQEGDQGLTLGRTAAILAGLPTTVPGYALDRMCAGAMTTVTTIAGAIAFGAYDIGIAGGVEHMGRHPMGFNADPNPRFLAEKLVSPDSLNMGNTAERLHDRFPQLTKERSDRFALGSQQKLAAAYAAGKIQPDLIPVAIKSESGWGLATQDEGMRPETTLEGLAGLKTPFRPHGRVTAGNASPLTDGATVSLIASEAAARDLNLPVKMRMVSFAFAGVEPEVMGLGPVPSTEKALRKAGLTIDDIGLFELNEAFAVQVLSFLDHFGIDDEDSRVNPWGGAIAMGHPLASSGVRLMIQLARQFEERPDVRYGLTAMCVGLGQGGTVIWENPHYKGKK; this is encoded by the coding sequence GTGTTCGTGGATGGGGTTCGCACCCCCTTCGGTCGCGCCGGTGAGAAGGGTCAGTATTGGAACACCCGTGCCGACGACCTCATCGTCAAGGCGATGATCGGCCTCCTCGAGCGCAACCCCAACCTGCCCAAGGACCGCGTGGATGACGTCGCGATCGCCGCGACCACGCAGGAGGGCGACCAGGGCCTCACTCTCGGCCGCACCGCCGCGATCCTGGCCGGTCTGCCGACGACCGTCCCCGGCTACGCCCTCGACCGCATGTGCGCGGGCGCCATGACGACCGTCACGACGATCGCGGGTGCGATCGCGTTCGGCGCCTACGACATCGGCATCGCTGGCGGTGTCGAGCACATGGGTCGCCACCCGATGGGCTTCAACGCCGACCCGAACCCGCGCTTCCTCGCGGAGAAGCTCGTCTCGCCCGACTCGCTCAACATGGGCAACACGGCCGAGCGTCTGCACGACCGCTTCCCGCAGCTCACGAAGGAGCGCAGCGACCGCTTCGCCCTCGGCAGCCAGCAGAAGCTCGCCGCCGCCTACGCCGCGGGCAAGATCCAGCCCGACCTCATCCCCGTCGCGATCAAGAGCGAGAGCGGATGGGGCCTCGCAACCCAGGACGAGGGCATGCGCCCCGAGACGACGCTCGAGGGCCTCGCGGGCCTCAAGACCCCGTTCCGTCCGCACGGACGCGTCACCGCCGGCAACGCGTCGCCGCTCACCGACGGCGCCACCGTGTCGCTCATCGCGAGCGAGGCCGCCGCGCGCGACCTCAACCTGCCCGTCAAGATGCGCATGGTGTCGTTCGCATTCGCGGGTGTCGAGCCGGAGGTCATGGGCCTCGGACCCGTCCCCTCGACCGAGAAGGCGCTGCGCAAGGCAGGCCTCACGATCGACGACATCGGGCTGTTCGAGCTCAACGAGGCGTTCGCTGTTCAGGTGCTCTCGTTCCTCGACCACTTCGGGATCGATGACGAGGACTCGCGGGTGAACCCGTGGGGCGGCGCGATCGCGATGGGCCACCCGCTCGCATCCTCCGGCGTGCGACTCATGATCCAGCTCGCCCGCCAGTTCGAGGAGCGCCCCGACGTGCGCTACGGCCTCACGGCGATGTGCGTCGGCCTCGGCCAGGGCGGCACGGTCATCTGGGAGAACCCGCACTACAAGGGAAAGAAGTGA